One region of Armigeres subalbatus isolate Guangzhou_Male chromosome 3, GZ_Asu_2, whole genome shotgun sequence genomic DNA includes:
- the LOC134225311 gene encoding small ribosomal subunit protein bS6m, with product MPTYELALILRQMPRPEMISVLKRTADAIFDKGGIIRKLDNLGTRPLPFKTSVHGLVHRTGSYFVVKFDTPPAKVEDLEEEYGRDVDIIRKRIYKADATLQEEVSCTFHEEMLPPAYRKDVQQMIATANKNKKKGFQYNTGYDYYPFQK from the exons ATGCCGACATACGAGTTAGCTCTGATACTTCGACAAATGCCAAGA CCGGAAATGATTTCGGTGCTGAAACGCACAGCTGATGCCATCTTCGACAAGGGTGGCATTATTCGCAAGTTGGACAATTTGGGGACACGGCCATTGCCGTTCAAAACCAGCGTCCACGGCCTAGTGCACCGGACGGGGTCATATTTTGTGGTTAAATTCGATACCCCACCTGCCAAGGTGGAGGATCTGGAGGAGGAATATGGTCGTGACGTAGACATAATCCGGAAGCGAATCTATAAAGCGGATGCTACCCTTCAGGAAGAGGTAAGCTGCACATTTCATGAAGAAATGCTTCCTCCAGCTTATAGGAAGGATGTTCAGCAAATGATTGCTACcgcaaataaaaacaaaaagaaaggATTCCAATACAATACTGGGTATGATTATTATCCTTTCCAAAAATAG